The Wansuia hejianensis genomic interval GCGTATATTCCCGCCCAGCTGTCAGATTTTTGTAATAGAAGACGTCTCTGATCAGTGGGTTCTCTATATCAGTTATCGTCTTTGACCCATCCAATCCGGCTGATGCTTTGGTATCCGTCAGAATTGTCCTGTTTCTGATCTCTCCGGCGTTCACTGAAATTCCATTCTCTGTGACCGTTATTTCAAATTCCGCAAGATCCTTTCCATAATTTTCCTCACATGGCAATTCTTCTACCAGATAGCTATCATAAATCAACGCGCCTTTCGCGTCTTCCGGAGCGGACGCTCCAAACCAGATACCGTCTGTACTGTTCTGTCCTTCGTTTGTATTCCTGGTATGCAGGCGCCTGGCGGCAGCCGTACTGACCGATCCCTGTTCATCACTGATCAACCTATGGCTTTCACCTGTACTTCTGGATGTAATACGAAATCCAATCCCCGCCATTGGTTCCTCATTGTCATCATTTAACTTTACAAACTCCAGATCACCGCGTATGACCTGATCCTCCGCCATAAAATTTTCACAATTTGGAAGTCCGTCCGTTACAGTTGAACCGGAGTTCTGTACCGTGTTGGCAACATACATTTCATCATCCAGCAAGTATCCCGCCGGAGCCTTCGTTTCCTGAATGGTGAGAGTTCCCAGCGGCAGAGCCGCCTGCCCCGACGAGGGCTCAGTGAGCAGCGCATCGCCCGAGATCCTATGCGGTTCATCCAGTATCACCCGGCCCGAAGCATCTGTCTTAAAAACCCATGTATATTTAGGATTCCAGCCGGATTCTGCCGGATCGGTCTTTGTATACGTATCATAGTATTTCACTGTATATTCTACACCCTCGAGCGTTGCACCGCCCTGCGCCGTTCCTGTTTCAGAATCCCCTTTCACCAGCAGGAGGGTAACCGGATCATTGCATGGAATATCCTCGGCTGCAAACGATGTGACCATATTTGCATGGATCATCACTGTGTGTCTGTTCATGTCTCCTAAATAACCCCTGGGGGCTTTCGTTTCCAAAATTTCATAGCTCCCGGCTTCCAGATTCTCCAGTTTTCCATATCCATCCGCATTGGTTGTAATTATACCGGCAATTTCATCTGTCCCTGGCCGGTAGATCGTATATTCAGCATTTTCCAGCGTGTAACAGGAATTATCTCCGCTGATCCGCGGTTCAGAAGAGGATTTCTGAAGCTCTAAAACACCCTTTGGATGCTCCACAGCTTTAAAGACGCCGCACTTCTGCCCGGTATGGTTATCCAGCACCTTGCAGTATCCCGTATAATTTTCTTTATTCGCAGCCGCCCAGGAAATGGAATTCTGAACAAAAGCATAGGCAAAATTAAGATCCCCGTTATGGGATACCGTATATGGCGCCACATAGTTTGACTGTGAGCTGTATGCCCGGTACCCGTGATTTTCCCGGACCGTCCAAACAGCGCATTGCTGGAGGAAAAACAGATCGGTCTTGTTATAACCGATTTCGTCAAAATGCTCTTCCATATACCTGCACGATAATGCACATTCAGTAATCACATCCTGGCTCAGATAATTCAACCCGTCATAAACCTCCGCCAGAACTGAATTGTTATAATCTATGTCTGCTTCAATACAAAAATATGGTATGCCATCCTGTGTGCCCATCACACCCTCATTCCAGGAATCCAGAAGCGAATTATCACCGTTTTTCAGCGCAAAGATATATTGCCGTTCCCCATAGCCAAACGCATTCGTCAAGCCCCACATCTGAACGGACTGGCCCAACGTGAGCTGGTCATAGGCATCTGCCGTATTGTAGGAACCGCTGAAAGCTGTTCTCTCTGTTATATCATCACCTGCTAAAGCTTCTTCCGTTAGAGTTTCCTTTGCCAGAGTTTCCTCCCCCTGCCCCGATTCAATTATTTTTGCTGCAGCTTCTCCCGCATATATTGCTGTTGGAGACTTCATAAGTGCGGCAAATATGAAAAAGGCGAAAAAAGATACAGCTATCCAAAGTTTTCTTTTATACTTCATATAGATTCCTCCTTATTTTTCTTGTCGAATCACGTATTATTATCTATTGTGTTTTTCCTTCCTGCTACCCGCTTTTTCCTTTGAAAGCATTCCTGCGATCAGCAGACAAACGATCCCCGTAAAGCATAAAATTTTACCCTTTCCCGACTGCACGGCCACGATTAAGTACCCCAGCGCCGGGACGGAGAACATTGCTTTTCCGATATAATTTCCTTCGGTAACTGAAATTCCATCGCTTAAATCATTGGCGTCCCCTTTCGTTTCCATTCCTTCCTCGGTTACCTGAATCACCCGGTGTAAAACCTGGCCTCCTCCGGATAACCGAAAAGCTGCAACATCTCCTTGCTTCATATCCTGATAAGACGCACGCACATTGACGAAACATAAGCTTCCCGTCTGAAGGGCTGGTTCCATCGAACCCGACCGTACCACATAAGGCCGAAATCCCATAAGTAACAGGACAGCCATCAATGAAAAAAACAGGGCGGCTGCAATTATCAATATATTGCCCGCCGCAGAACACAGCTTCCGGAACATTGTTTTTCTCCTTTCAACTTTATTTTCCCTGCAGCTTTTTAAAGGCATTTTGGGCGCAGTCCGCTCCGGGGCCCACGGCCTGTACTGACTCAAAATAAATATCTATCGTAATATCCGCAAGTCCGGCAGGCAGACCCGTCAAAAGCCTAATGCCGGTAAACAGCGGTTCTGTCTCGTCCCCCGGCTGCAACACATCCTTATAGTAGTAATAGCCGTCTGTCTCTGACAATTCCCATCCATTTCCTGAAATGCCAGAATTCCCGCCGGTTCTGTATTCCAGGTATTGCCCCGCCCTGCTGTCTGAAAGCGCAATGTACGCTCTCACATAGCTATCCACAGTACCCGTGTTTTTAGCTCTGGGCGTTTTGGAAGTAACGGCCCCGATTTCCGGAGTCTGAAACTCCTCCTTGGATATAATGATATTGCTTCCGAAACAAAACCCGTTGGATGCCGTATCGAAGTCCGTCAGATACGCCGCCGCATTCGCGGCCGTCATCAAAACGGCCGCTACAAACACAGCGGCAGTTAGCCATTTTCTTTTTTTCATTTCAATACCTCCTGGTTTTTATGTAAAATTGAGTGATAAACGATGGGGGACTTTTATAGAGGATGCGTCAACGAATGACAATGTGTGGAATTTCCATTTTAAGTGCCTCTTGCCTGAACAAGAAATATGGAAATAGCACACATCTCAGATAGAACACGAATTGTTACATTTGGAATTTGTATAATTTATAATTATTGAAGAAATTGAGTATAAAATAGAAGCTCACAAAATACAGGTACAGGAGACACCATAAGCTAATGCCCTGACCCAGCAGGGGTATCCGGCATATAAACAGAGTGGCTTAATGCCAATCAACGACTTAATACTGCTCATTTACAGAGAATTCATTTGAACCTAAAATTTACGAATCAATAGGGGATTAAATAAAAGATTATTATCATAGGACTAATTGAATAAAAGAGACGTCCGTAAATTTTCAGCTATAAAATTATGCGCTGCAACATACATAGTCCATAACTTTACCGGTCTGAAAACAGCTGCTGCTGAAGTTATAACTCTTATGTGTAATATGAATTTATTATACCATAATTACCAGGCTTCTGTACAGACCTATTTTTTCAATCTGTTCTATGCCCGGTCCTCCTGCCAGTTATATGAAATCTACAACATTGAATTGACAGTCACCAGGCACATATGAGCATAGAGCTGTACTTTTGGGGAACAAACTTGCCTGTCAGGCTTTCACCGGTTCCAACCACCCGGAGGCAGGAAATGATGACGAGAATCAAATTTTCCTCCTCCACTGACTCAAGAAAATAAGTAATATGCCCGTAAGCGTCTACGGTCCGTTAAAACTGGTACCTAAATCTGACTATGCCTGCTGATCCAGTGTTCTGTTATCCTCCATGTATCCTGCTCTACCGCCAGAATTTCATCTAATTGGGGCTCGTCTATCGCTCTATGGGCCGCCATAGCTTCTTCAATCAGCGTGTAAATATCTAAAAAACCGATTTTTCCATTCAGGTAGGCGTCAACCGCCCGTTCATTAGCTGCGTTAAACACCGTCAGCATTGAGCCACCGATCCGTGAAGCTTCTATCGCCAGAGGAAGCCCTCTGAAAGTTTCCATATCCGGAGCATCAAAGGTGATTTCTCGGAGCTTCTTAAAGTCTAGCCGTTCGCCATACCGATATTTCCTTTCAGGATAATACAGAGCGTACTGAATCGGAAGCTTCATATCCGGAGTACCCATCTGCGCTATCACCGCTCCATCCAAAAATTCTACCATGGAATGAATGATACTTGTCGGCTGTATAACTACTTCAATCTGATCCATAGCTACACCAAACAGCCACTTAGCCTCTATCACCTCAAGGCCTTTGTTCACCAGCGTAGCTGAATCAATCGTAATTTTTTTTCCCATCGCCCAGTTCGGATGCTTTAGCGCGTCCTTAGCAGTCACATGTTCCAGAAACGCACGGCTCTTTCCACGAAAAGGGCCGCCTGAAGCCGTTATTAAAAGCTTACTGACCGCTTTTTTTTCTTCTCCATGAAGCACTTGAAATACAGCACTGTGTTCACTGTCAACTGGAAGGATCTGCACGCCATATTTATCGGCTAGGGGCATAATCAGGTGACCAGCCGTTACCAGTGTCTCTTTATTCGCCAGAGCAATATCTTTTCCGGCTTGTATCGCCGCTACAGTCGGACGGATGCCAATCATTCCGACAACCGCCGTTACTACCAGACCAGCTTCCTCCATTTGTGCCAGTTCAAGCAATCCCTCCATGCCGTATGCAATCCTTATATCCATATCTGCAGCCTTTACTTTCAATTCTTCCGCAAGCTCTTTAGTCCCGGTAACAGCAAGCTTGGGCCGAAATTCCCGGATTTGCTTCTCAAGCAATCCGATATTGCTGTATGCACTGAGGCCTACAACCTCTATATCGCCACTGTCTCTGACAACCTCTAACGTTTGTGTACCAATAGATCCTGTAGATCCTAAAATAACT includes:
- a CDS encoding 1-deoxy-D-xylulose-5-phosphate reductoisomerase; the protein is MKKIVILGSTGSIGTQTLEVVRDSGDIEVVGLSAYSNIGLLEKQIREFRPKLAVTGTKELAEELKVKAADMDIRIAYGMEGLLELAQMEEAGLVVTAVVGMIGIRPTVAAIQAGKDIALANKETLVTAGHLIMPLADKYGVQILPVDSEHSAVFQVLHGEEKKAVSKLLITASGGPFRGKSRAFLEHVTAKDALKHPNWAMGKKITIDSATLVNKGLEVIEAKWLFGVAMDQIEVVIQPTSIIHSMVEFLDGAVIAQMGTPDMKLPIQYALYYPERKYRYGERLDFKKLREITFDAPDMETFRGLPLAIEASRIGGSMLTVFNAANERAVDAYLNGKIGFLDIYTLIEEAMAAHRAIDEPQLDEILAVEQDTWRITEHWISRHSQI
- a CDS encoding signal peptidase I, which codes for MFRKLCSAAGNILIIAAALFFSLMAVLLLMGFRPYVVRSGSMEPALQTGSLCFVNVRASYQDMKQGDVAAFRLSGGGQVLHRVIQVTEEGMETKGDANDLSDGISVTEGNYIGKAMFSVPALGYLIVAVQSGKGKILCFTGIVCLLIAGMLSKEKAGSRKEKHNR
- a CDS encoding SpaA isopeptide-forming pilin-related protein, with protein sequence MKYKRKLWIAVSFFAFFIFAALMKSPTAIYAGEAAAKIIESGQGEETLAKETLTEEALAGDDITERTAFSGSYNTADAYDQLTLGQSVQMWGLTNAFGYGERQYIFALKNGDNSLLDSWNEGVMGTQDGIPYFCIEADIDYNNSVLAEVYDGLNYLSQDVITECALSCRYMEEHFDEIGYNKTDLFFLQQCAVWTVRENHGYRAYSSQSNYVAPYTVSHNGDLNFAYAFVQNSISWAAANKENYTGYCKVLDNHTGQKCGVFKAVEHPKGVLELQKSSSEPRISGDNSCYTLENAEYTIYRPGTDEIAGIITTNADGYGKLENLEAGSYEILETKAPRGYLGDMNRHTVMIHANMVTSFAAEDIPCNDPVTLLLVKGDSETGTAQGGATLEGVEYTVKYYDTYTKTDPAESGWNPKYTWVFKTDASGRVILDEPHRISGDALLTEPSSGQAALPLGTLTIQETKAPAGYLLDDEMYVANTVQNSGSTVTDGLPNCENFMAEDQVIRGDLEFVKLNDDNEEPMAGIGFRITSRSTGESHRLISDEQGSVSTAAARRLHTRNTNEGQNSTDGIWFGASAPEDAKGALIYDSYLVEELPCEENYGKDLAEFEITVTENGISVNAGEIRNRTILTDTKASAGLDGSKTITDIENPLIRDVFYYKNLTAGREYTLKGYMRNSETGQIIEQDGKLLAVEKSFTPATDQGEVELVFSLNAAELEGLNVVITEELYRKGIELTRHEELQDPEQTIEVLTGDLTVSKSVAADEIHWDHGNPVFLIRVTGTTVGGNICTFTHVFCFNREDVERNTLDTGEVILSYTFERIPISRSYRVEEVKVSRYCLDSISGNGAHVQVMETGGDSCCYAGCAVVNLAEKPRGTEVIFRNKKVNDGWLGHNSLVQNVIAESTLQNYI